The Lathyrus oleraceus cultivar Zhongwan6 chromosome 5, CAAS_Psat_ZW6_1.0, whole genome shotgun sequence genome includes the window AAATCTCCAGAGATTTGATGATCCTGTTGAGTTGCTTTTCTCGTAACACTCACTTGAAGCCTTCATTGTAATATTTTGCAATATCTCATTTTGAGTTTCTTTAGAAATACCACTCGATATTGATTGTGGACTTACAGAATTCTTAATAAAGATGTTCTTTAGAGGATGTCGAATATGTGAAGCATTGTTATTTATGGTGGGGAATAATTGAAGCGATTGGTCAAAAGTAGGCAGTAATGCTCTCATTTTTCCATTTTCAAATATGTCATCGGCAAATATATGCATTCCTTTGACATCGGTGCATGCAAAACTAAATTCTTGTTCTTCATTATTTTCTTCGTCGCTTTTTTGAATTTGTTGATTTGTGCTACAATGCGATTGAGAGTTATCTTGAGCGGGAGCAAAGACATCAAAATCTAATACAGTGTCATTGTTAATGTGTTTTTTTGTGCTACAATATGGATCAAGATTATCTTGGATGAAAGCAAAGTTATCAAAATCAAAAGAAGCATCGTCACTTATTTGGTCATTTGTGCCACAACATGGATCAACTTTATCTTGAATAGGAGATAAGCAAGAAAAATCAAGGAAAGGGTGAGGTGTACAAAGGATTGATAGTGCTTGCACCCTTAACATCTCTATATTTGAGTTTGTCTTCTGCATTTTGTTTTAATAGAGAGATTGAGAAATGTGGTGAAGTAACTTTGTTATTGAAAGTGATTGTTAAATGAGAGATATTTATATATAAACAACaattttttattgtattttgTTAGTTCAATGGAACACGGTTAGCTTGGATATTTAAGGAGGTAGTTACATGCGAAAGGTGTGAAGATTATTAAAAACTTGCTAATTTGTTTAAGTTATACCTTATATTTGTTTCGAAACAATTTTAGGCcaaataaatttatttatttatttttttcaattaagGAAATTATATTTGGATTTAAAACCGATTCCCCTCTTTTAGAAAATTATTTTTCTGTTATCATGTGTTAGCGGTGTTAAACTGCTTATGGGTAAGTGCAGCCGCTTCAGTTTTGCTTGTTAGTGGCTACTTATAAAGTTTGTTTGTCGATTATgattttcttgttggttactaaattaaaaataataaattgaaattgaaaaattaaaattaaacttgGATGGAAACACTTTATATTTAAAATTCATGACATTGTCCTTAcgtaaaaaaatataatttaaaaaacaTTATAAAATTGAAATATATACTTAATTCTTCTTTAGGAGATAAAACATGTGGATGTATTGTTACAAAGTGTGCTCTAAACATTTTCATATTCTCTATTTATTTGTAAGATTTCCAAATAAATATAGATATAGTTTAAATAGAGAATGCATATTGGTCCTATTTATTTTCCTTCAGAGTgcaataaaaatattatttagtTGCTTAATGTTGATAGATCTATTTTCGATGATtacatattattttatttataattatttaaattttaatatGAAAATTTGTTAAGGTAAAGACTATATATTATTCAAATAAATTGTAGATCTTTTATGTTGTAACATCTCTGAAATTGACAAGCAAGTTAATAACCATTTTATGTTTTGTAGTAGAAAATTTTAAGACTTATTATAGAAAATTATTATATATTAACTGTATTAATACATTTTCATTTAAGATATGCATGTTAGTTCGTTTATAAAATGATATTATGCAAGTTTCTAGTAAGGCAAAGATCGAAAACACATTCACATATAGTTTGGgttatgttttattttactttGCTCTTGGAGATGAGTGGGTTTGTACATAATAATATATTACAACAATCTCCCTATATCTCCGTATCTCATAAGTTTTCATTTTGAGTTCATTTCTTGCATGGAAAACATAAGATAAAacatttttcttttattttactTTAACATTAATTTGTTTGGGAGTATAGAGAACACGGGGAAAGGAAGTCATTTAATGGGAAAGGGAGAAGAGGACTTTTCATTTATGTATGAAAGTTTATTATAtaaaatatttgttatttttaccTGCTTTATTTTCCTATTTTGACCTCTAACTTTATAATCTAccatattattttatttgaagcttAAGAGATAAGTCCATATATTTTGTTTTTATGAGTCTTAAATTTAAATACCCTCCAAATATAATTTTACAATAAGTACACATTTTAATTGAAGAAGAAAAAAGTTATCATGTGGCATTGTTATATAATGTCCCTTAGAAAAATGTTTCTTCGATACGTAATAAACATGAAAACTATAAGATACTTATTTTCTAGATCCAAATCGTGATAGAAATTAATATTGCTTGTTTTGTcttatttatatttaattatttaagCGACCACTTTACGTACCTATTTAAACTTTCTTCACAGTGCTTTCTCTATTGAcatgaagaaaaaaaactaatGTAAAAAGAACATGTAGAATTCATAAGGAGTTCTAAATCTATTTTGTTGGAGGCTATATTATTCAATTTTCCGGTTAAGAAACAAGATAATAATAGAAAAAAGGCGTTAAAAACTCGTTTAAAACAATGATCTCATTTGAGGAAGTCACTTAATGGGATTCGTAATAAGGTTGTAAGGTCGAATATTTGTTATGGGCACCACATAAACTATTTAATTATATCATTTCATGTAGGAAATTGAAGTTGACGATTATTCTAATTGAAAATACAAAATATACTCTTAAAATGAACTTTTTCCATTTTAATGGGGTACAGAGGGAGTTAGatgaaattaaaaattaaaatttatgCTCATGTTTCACGATTTGATCCATCATAACTGGAAATGAGAAAAATATATGTGTACCAAGGGTTACTCTTTAATAATACACATATGAGAATATGGATTCTATCATAAAAGATTTAATCATTCTCTCCTCATTGTCATAAGGGGAAGTACAAGCACTTGATTTTTATCAAGAGAAAAATAAATCCTAATGATAACTACCTAATGATTATGTACATATAAATTAATCTACATTGTCAAAATAAGATGAATCCTCAACAATGAAAAAAGTTGGTAATTCGATCTCAAAAGGGGTGCAGGTTTCTACTCAATTCATGCATGTTGGTAAAGAATCCGAATAGCCCGTGTTTGTATGGCAAAAGTGATCTTCGTTTATTGCTCCCTTTTCTTGCTTTATTTGTCACATAAAGCTTCTCATAAGCCGTTAATGTATTTTTGGGTTTTTCACCTTTCCTCTTTTTAATAATGATGTTTTCTACATTGGGCTTTATTGACGTTTTTGACTCTGAAGGATTCAATATAACAAAAGAATCCTTACGGTCACTGTTACTTCGAAGATCCAAATTTTGTCTAAATCTCCAGAGATTTGATGATCCTGTTGAGTTGCTTTTCTCGTAACACTCACTTGAAGCCTTCATTGTAATATTTTGCAATATCTCATTTTGAGTTTCTTTAGAAATACCACTCGATATTGATTGTGGACTTACAGAATTCTTAATAAAGATGTTCTTTAGAGGATGTCGAATATGTGAAGCATTGTTATTTATGGTGGGGAATAATTGAAGCGATTGGTCAAAAGTAGGCAGTAATGCTCTCATTTTTCCATTTTCAAATATGTCATCGGCAAATATATGCATTCCTTTGACATCGGTGCATGCAAAACTAAATTCTTGTTCTTCATTATTTTCTTCGTCGCTTTTTTGAATTTGTTGATTTGTGCTACAATGCGATTGAGAGTTATCTTGAGCGGGAGCAAAGACATCAAAATCTAATACAGTGTCATTGTTAATGTGTTTTTTTGTGCTACAATATGGATCAAGATTATCTTGGATGAAAGCAAAGTTATCAAAATCAAAAGAAGCATCGTCACTTATTTGGTCATTTGTGCCACAACATGGATCAACTTTATCTTGAATAGGAGATAAGCAAGAAAAATCAAGGAAAGGGTGAGGTGTACAAAGGATTGATAGTGCTTGCACCCTTAACATCTCTATATTTGAGTTTGTCTTCTGCATTTTGTTTTAATAGAGAGATTGAGAAATGTGGTGAAGTAACTTTGTTATTGAAAGTGATTGTTAAATGAGAGATATTTATATATAAACAACaattttttattgtattttgTTAGTTCAATGGAACACGGTTAGCTTGGATATTTAAGGAGGTAGTTACATGCGAAAGGTGTGAAGATTATTAAAAACTTGCTAATTTGTTTAAGTTATACCTTATATTTGTTTCGAAACAATTTTAGGCcaaataaatttatttatttatttcaattaAGGAAATTATATTTGGATTTAAAACCGATTCCCCTCTTTTAGAAAATTATTTTTCTGTTATCATGTGTTAGCGGTGTTAAACTGCTTATGGGTAAGTGCAGCCGCTTCAGTTTTGCTTGTTAGTGGCTACTTATAAAGTTTGTTTGTCGATTATgattttcttgttggttactaaattaaaaataataaattgaaattgaaaaattaaaattaaacttgGATGGAAACACTTTATATTTAAAATTCATGACATTGTCCTTAcgtaaaaaaatataatttaaaaaacaTTATAAAATTGAAATATATACTTAATTCTTCTTTAGGAGATAAAACATGTGGATGTATTGTTACAAAGTGTGCTCTAAACATTTTCATATTCTCTATTTATTTGTAAGATTTCCAAATAAATATAGATATAGTTTAAATAGAGAATGCATATTGGTCCTATTTATTTTCCTTCAGAGTgcaataaaaatattatttagtTGCTTAATGTTGATAGATCTATTTTCGATGATtacatattattttatttataattatttaaattttaatatGAAAATTTGTTAAGGTAAAGACTATATATTATTCAAATAAATTGTAGATCTTTTATGTTGTAACATCTCTGAAATTGACAAGCAAGTTAATAACCATTTTATGTTTTGTAGTAGAAAATTTTAAGACTTATTATAGAAAATTATTATATATTAACTGTATTAATACATTTTCATTTAAGATATGCATGTTAGTTCGTTTATAAAATGATATTATGCAAGTTTCTAGTAAGGCAAAGATCGAAAACACATTCACATATAGTTTGGgttatgttttattttactttGCTCTTGGAGATGAGTGGGTTTGTACATAATAATATATTACAACAATCTCCCTATATCTCCGTATCTCATAAGTTTTCATTTTGAGTTCATTTCTTGCATGGAAAACATAAGATAAAacatttttcttttattttactTTAACATTAATTTGTTTGGGAGTATAGAGAACACGGGGAAAGGAAGTCATTTAATGGGAAAGGGAGAAGAGGACTTTTCATTTATGTATGAAAGTTTATTATAtaaaatatttgttatttttaccTGCTTTATTTTCCTATTTTGACCTCTAACTTTATAATCTAccatattattttatttgaagcttAAGAGATAAGTCCATATATTTTGTTTTTATGAGTCTTAAATTTAAATACCCTCCAAATATAATTTTACAATAAGTACACATTTTAATTGAAGAAGAAAAAAGTTATCATGTGGCATTGTTATATAATGTCCCTTAGAAAAATGTTTCTTCGATACGTAATAAACATGAAAACTATAAGATACTTATTTTCTAGATCCAAATCGTGATAGAAATTAATATTGCTTGTTTTGTcttatttatatttaattatttaagCGACCACTTTACGTACCTATTTAAACTTTCTTCACAGTGCTTTCTCTATTGAcatgaagaaaaaaaactaatGTAAAAAGAACATGTAGAATTCATAAGGAGTTCTAAATCTATTTTGTTGGAGGCTATATTATTCAATTTTCCGGTTAAGAAACAAGATAATAATAGAAAAAAGGCGTTAAAAACTCGTTTAAAACAATGATCTCATTTGAGGAAGTCACTTAATGGGATTCGTAATAAGGTTGTAAGGTCGAATATTTGTTATGGGCACCACATAAACTATTTAATTATATCATTTCATGTAGGAAATTGAAGTTGACGATTATTCTAATTGAAAATACAAAATATACTCTTAAAATGAACTTTTTCCATTTTAATGGGGTACAGAGGGAGTTAGatgaaattaaaaattaaaatttatgCTCATGTTTCACGATTTGATCCATCATAACTGGAAATGAGAAAAATATATGTGTACCAAGGGTTACTCTTTAATAATACACATATGAGAATATGGATTCTATCATAAAAGATTTAATCATTCTCTCCTCATTGTCATAAGGGGAAGTACAAGCACTTGATTTTTATCAAGAGAAAAATAAATCCTAATGATAACTACCTAATGATTATGTACATATAAATTAATCTACATTGTCAAAATAAGATGAATCCTCAACAATGAAAAAAGTTGGTAATTCGATCTCAAAAGGGGTGCAGGTTTCTACTCAATTCATGCATGTTGGTAAAGAATCCGAATAGCCCGTGTTTGTATGGCAAAAGTGATCTTCGTTTATTGCTCCCTTTTCTTGCTTTATTTGTCACATAAAGCTTCTCATAAGCCGTTAATGTATTTTTGGGTTTTTCACCTTTCCTCTTTTTAATAATGATGTTTTCTACATTGGGCTTTATTGACGTTTTTGACTCTGAAGGATTC containing:
- the LOC127081699 gene encoding uncharacterized protein LOC127081699 — its product is MQKTNSNIEMLRVQALSILCTPHPFLDFSCLSPIQDKVDPCCGTNDQISDDASFDFDNFAFIQDNLDPYCSTKKHINNDTVLDFDVFAPAQDNSQSHCSTNQQIQKSDEENNEEQEFSFACTDVKGMHIFADDIFENGKMRALLPTFDQSLQLFPTINNNASHIRHPLKNIFIKNSVSPQSISSGISKETQNEILQNITMKASSECYEKSNSTGSSNLWRFRQNLDLRSNSDRKDSFVILNPSESKTSIKPNVENIIIKKRKGEKPKNTLTAYEKLYVTNKARKGSNKRRSLLPYKHGLFGFFTNMHELSRNLHPF
- the LOC127081700 gene encoding uncharacterized protein LOC127081700, whose amino-acid sequence is MQKTNSNIEMLRVQALSILCTPHPFLDFSCLSPIQDKVDPCCGTNDQISDDASFDFDNFAFIQDNLDPYCSTKKHINNDTVLDFDVFAPAQDNSQSHCSTNQQIQKSDEENNEEQEFSFACTDVKGMHIFADDIFENGKMRALLPTFDQSLQLFPTINNNASHIRHPLKNIFIKNSVSPQSISSGISKETQNEILQNITMKASSECYEKSNSTGSSNLWRFRQNLDLRSNSDRKDSFVILNPSESKTSIKPNVENIIIKKRKGEKPKNTLTAYEKLYVTNKARKGSNKRRSLLPYKHGLFGFFTNMHELSRNLHPF